The genomic DNA atattgcacctattcttatgaatgattctcTAGTTTcgcgatagttaacaaaatagtcctaatcaatcccttgagttaagaccctcttctcaaactaaaacccctaattccttaggtggtctaataatctttgaaagTTTTAAgtacgttaacctaatatcactaataaacgattatccattcctagactaaccatgtttaatagaacaattcaattaggtctaagtcgaaagctatggtcagtagtcattcatttccacgaaatcatgtttatatggtgtcaatatataaaaagcattaagaacaattgaattgaataaaaactagattgtcattcacaataaatagagtttcacagcaacatgtttcaattagggttacatcagaatcatctcagacctaatctctaaaaattagctagacatgattaaagaaataaacaacatagtaaagaaaataaacatataGAGTTCCGTCGTTGCCGGCTTGCTCCTCAATTACTTCTCAATCGCTACTGTTCATGTTCTTTTCCCATATCAACGTGCTTCCTTCCTCTCTCTACCTCAATGTGCGTGAAAGCTTCTTTGTTCCCAAAACCGTATGGCCAAAACGTTACTTCCTGTACCAGCCGTAGTATATGAATAATGCTCTTCACCCTGCACTTTTCGCTCGCGCCCTACAGCCATGACCAAAATACTCTTGCGCTAATTAACTAACATAAGTGTAAAAAATAAGGAACTTAATTTTTACACATGCGTGACTTAAATCACgctgcatgagttaactcacgctgatgTTAATACTTTGCTTCAATGTATCCACCTGTTTTTCGACAAGCTAATACATCCATGAGGGTTGTCTTTCCAGCACCTGACACCCATAAGTGTTGTTAATATTCCTGGTCTGAAAGCACCGCTAACATTATGTGGTAGTTGAAGTCTATCTTTTGAAATGTTACTTTTACgaataaacaaacaaaccagGGTCCAAAAACTAGTACTAAAGTtccatgacaaaaaaaattaaatgttgttttcatttgaaattttgaaaacagCGTGAATTAACTCATTCATGTGTTAATTCCAGCGTGAGATAACTCaagcagcgtgacttaagtcacgcatgtgtaaaaattaaattccgttttttttacacttgtgttagttaactaacgcaggAGTTTTTTGGTCATGGCTGCAGGGCGCGGACGAAAAGTGCAGGGTGAAGAGCAGGATTCGTAGTGTATTTATCTGTGTGTGGCTTGCTTCTTATATAGCCGATTTAACctagttttctttctttcagcATGTTAcggtttttctttctttcttttcttttgctcAAGCccatttgtttcttctttttgcaCCTTCCATGTTGTGacattattttctttccttgtgCCACATGttcctaaaatcgtgtcacgaaataGCCATTGTGACACGTTTTAATCAATGTCGAATGAACCTCATCCTGTGCTCCAAATCGTGACACATTTTcaacaatcgtgacacgattgtgctttcttcaaaatcttctatttttcttgcttttcttgctgctaaagcttgcttgtgaactcaaaaatatcataaaaagactctaaaaatataGAATGATAAACTGTCATCAGTGTTCCTTTAGAACTTGCCTCTCCCATAATTTCTTTGATGAGGGTGTTAATGAGTGGGTGGAGTGTAACATTGCTAGTGGGGTTCGAGCGGATGATCACATTCAGTGGACTTCTCTGTTTGGTTTCCTTACTGCTTTGCTGTGGCATGAGAGGAATCAAGTGGTGTTTAATGGTAAAAGGTTTGATGTTTCAAATGTTACGAGTAAATTTGTACAATAAAAGGTCCAATTAAAATAAGTAGTTAACGGTAGTCAACTTTATAATCCCCTTTATATATTATGGTATAGTTAatgttaaataatatttgttaaaaagatgGGCCAACACCTTCTAAAACTTAAGATCTTCTCTACATAAGTGCGTGTGCGTTTGAACCATAGAcaacactttttaaattttctggAGTTATAAGGAGTTTGATAAAGGCATCTCCCcttgcttctttttttgttagttttataaataaatacaatttcaattattttttgaaaattatttgtttgagtattatttaatattgtatttttattttaaaaaaaaaaggcattatGATTGTGGTGTccataaaaaaactaaagtaaaattaaattatattatatggtCAAATAAGCTTTTGGTCTCTATAAGCATATCGAAGTTTGTTTTTATTCCCTCTACAATTTCAAACAATGAtcctttaaatattttatatcatcattttttctctctatttttaagttaactcaTGTGCGACACTCATATTTGTCAACGAGACatatttagaatattataaaaatgtgtCCCACaaaatttcagaattttttaataaaagatcaataaaatatgatttttttagagattcatatttaattcatttttttgttaaaaattttaaaattctgcAAAGGTATTTCTGTAACAGGGGTTGTCTAATATGGACAGTAGTGGATCCTCTTATTTTTagttaatttcaataaaatattattttcattttttattgttataatacttatttttttccctaaaaaagtAAAGGTCTGCCTTTTGACCATTTTTTTAGAGATTCATGTTAGATTAACCCTTCTATAATGTATTAAACATGattgtaaaaattaatttaaaattttgaagagtATACATGAGTTGACTCAAAAACACATGCCAAATATGctaatagaaaatatttgaagGACCATTgtatgaagaatttttttagacaaattaaaaacaaaattcaataaatttatagatacaaaagattaattaaatctatattataaaatattatattatattatcatcACACACATAGATAAAAGTAAAAGTAAAGTGATAAAACTGAATGATCGTTGTATTGTATCATTTCCACCCCGATCGATGGACAAAATTTCTCCTCATTCGCTCTCAATGAAGAATGAATCTTCGTCTGTAGCTCCTCTTGGTGCTTCTACTCAATCAAGAACCACTGCCCAAACGATGACCTTCGTGGAACACCTTGTTACTGAACTCATCAATCCTAATCTCCGCGAAAATGCTCTTCGTGTGCTCTCCAAGGTCCGTACGAATCAATCTTCGATTATTacttttttgtctatttttaatGTCTTTCATTAAACTCGCAATTAATCTGAATCTTGGAAGAGTTGTCTCTAGCGCTAAATTTAATGTGCTCATGTCGAGTTGAATTTATTGCTGTTAGCCATTCTAAATAGTGGGATAGAAATTATGCGATCCATGTTGTGACGTCGACAAATCAGGAACTCAATATTTTAATTGTGTAATCATCTTCAATAATCGAGATCATTGTTTATTGACTACAATGATGCTGACGACATCAAACCAATTTCTGATAAAATTAGGATTATTATGTTTTGGCATTTTATATTACAATTTCATCGGTGTTTAGTAATGTTTCTCGAACTTTTACAATTAAGAGATAATCTTGTATTTCTATCTTTTATATTTCAGAGGAATGAGTTATCTCGAGAACTTGCACCTTTATTATGGAATTCTTTTGGTACTATTGCAGTACTTTTACAGGTATGatatatatgaatgaaattatatattttgacaaGTTGGTTTTATTTGCTTAAGTATTTCaagtacacttttttttttattgtaatattTGTTTAGGTTATGAACTTATCTGTCTCTCTCTAATCTTTTCTACCATATAAATTTTTCCCGAATTATGTTTATGTGTTTTCAACTTTTGCTTTTCAAcgctaaaacaaaattttatttttacaattaaataaaaacaaggcGTGATTATGAGGGAGAGTTAGAAGTAAATGACGattgtatgatttaatttagattttgtttaaaatattatactctaaatgtttttaaattaactTATTAATACTATTTGTTCCttgatagttttaatttttaagcaTTCATGTGTTTTAAGAAGTGTTTATTAGTTGCCTTCACCACactaagtagttttttttttttctttaggaaATAACTTCAATATATTGTACTCTTTCACCACCGACCCTTACTCTAGGACAATCAACTCGAGCGTGCAACGTTCTTGCACTACTTCAGGTGAGATAAGTTTGTTCTAACAAGTTTTAAATCTTGTGTTTAGTATATGAACACTTTTATTATACCCTCAAATATACCTAAAAATCTATCATGTTAATTAGAAATGAGTTAATCcacaagaaaaatatgaaactaATTCCTCTAACACTTTTCTCTCATGTTTTTACTATAGTGTGTGGCATCTCACTCTGAAACAAGGATGTTGTTCCTGAATGGTAACATCAAGTCTTTTATTCATCATAATTACTCTTAATTTATATTTACTCACTAGATGTTATATTTAGAATAATAGTTTTGAAATTTAAGTATATGGTGGAGgtgtattattgttttttttttgtatacatCATTgctttttttgggtacaaatcattacttcttttttaaatacaaaatataatccAGGGGATTGCTTTTACATTATCTCATCCTTGATTTTGCTCATTAAAAGacaatatttgaagaaaaaaaatacattcgTCTTTCCATTATTTACACTTACATTTTCTTGTTTGCAGCTAGCATACCTTTGTATTTGTATCCCTTCCTTAAAACAAAAGACAAGTCACCGCAGTTTGAGTATTTAAGGCTTGCAAGTCTCGGAGTCATTGGTGCCTTGGTGAAGGTATTACGTGAAAAGAAagtaattttaattacaaaaaatattgtcaCAAAAAACTTACAATGTTTTATAGCGCCTTGAATGTGTCATTTACATAACATAAAATTTGTACCAATAAATTAT from Medicago truncatula cultivar Jemalong A17 chromosome 8, MtrunA17r5.0-ANR, whole genome shotgun sequence includes the following:
- the LOC11407593 gene encoding CCR4-NOT transcription complex subunit 9, producing MDKISPHSLSMKNESSSVAPLGASTQSRTTAQTMTFVEHLVTELINPNLRENALRVLSKRNELSRELAPLLWNSFGTIAVLLQEITSIYCTLSPPTLTLGQSTRACNVLALLQCVASHSETRMLFLNASIPLYLYPFLKTKDKSPQFEYLRLASLGVIGALVKDNTKEVLGYLILSEVIPLCLSNMEIGNEISQTVSFSILIFLKSILLSCSKFK